Proteins co-encoded in one Armatimonadota bacterium genomic window:
- a CDS encoding tetratricopeptide repeat protein, translating to MRLVVFILILSAAVVCSLQGFVISAERAEDEGKAAFYERVLKDDPGNVQANVYFADKAYQAGKFADAIGYYQTALATEPNNTQLIIKAAKAYALAKQPNEAEAMYNRALSVDPKCVDAHYGLGLLCEARGQFKEAAEHFAVVFTAQPDNADIRSRLAYAWLNMGRYEEAANLFEKIADNNPSDPVPVKTLVQIYLEMKNGPKAEAVLKKYAADNPGDLYATELLAQFYEERGRLDEALEAFREFVRQNPGNRDGENAIGNFYHRHRQFDKAAKVYEQLVKENPKDERAWTNLVNTYRDLGQIEKALQEADRWIANDPNTAAPYRLKAAIYREQKRFKDALRAHERSKGAEQGSVDPYLAIAEIYWKDLGQLDNALRELKDAARFFPMDPIVKRTMVEIYEEKKDYTAAVDILRSMEMLDPDNVQIGLNISRLLLLAGKPQDAISKCQKLLEKDKENLGIYVRLAEAHEQLGQLDEAIKIYQNSPQKNLEAQAWATSRISAVKVKQGKLNEAIAGYKWVLDRFPDADKLYSEIVNLEMQRGSISEAVKYLTERLNSGLEREAAVEALIGAYELQGLKPLEIAAKVRKVQEQCPKNKTVASVLVDYCERNKLEELLIQSLEALIEADPEAIEQRCKLAQLYAASGQNAQAIQHLQKVVGKSGHDAENYYLLGQLLEKVGKTSEAIEAYTNACAFENKEAEKALERLKAKNNGAK from the coding sequence TTGCGTTTAGTAGTATTTATACTCATCTTAAGTGCAGCAGTTGTTTGTAGTCTGCAAGGTTTTGTAATTAGCGCAGAAAGGGCGGAAGACGAAGGGAAAGCCGCTTTTTATGAGCGGGTTTTGAAAGACGACCCCGGAAACGTACAGGCTAACGTTTACTTCGCAGATAAAGCCTACCAAGCAGGCAAATTCGCTGATGCCATTGGGTACTACCAGACAGCCCTTGCCACTGAACCCAACAATACCCAGCTAATAATTAAAGCCGCCAAAGCCTACGCATTGGCAAAACAACCCAATGAAGCAGAGGCTATGTATAACAGGGCGCTTTCAGTTGACCCGAAATGTGTTGATGCTCACTATGGCCTTGGTTTGTTGTGTGAGGCAAGGGGGCAATTTAAGGAGGCCGCAGAGCATTTTGCAGTTGTATTTACAGCCCAACCAGACAACGCCGATATCAGATCGCGTTTGGCATATGCGTGGCTTAATATGGGACGCTATGAGGAGGCGGCAAATCTTTTTGAGAAGATTGCAGATAACAACCCATCGGACCCGGTTCCTGTTAAGACACTTGTGCAAATTTACCTAGAAATGAAAAATGGCCCGAAGGCTGAGGCAGTTTTAAAGAAATATGCGGCTGACAATCCAGGAGATTTGTATGCTACGGAGCTTTTGGCGCAGTTCTATGAGGAGCGCGGGCGTTTGGATGAAGCTCTGGAAGCGTTTAGGGAATTTGTGCGGCAGAATCCTGGCAACAGGGATGGCGAGAATGCAATTGGCAATTTCTATCATAGACACAGGCAATTTGACAAAGCTGCCAAAGTATATGAGCAATTGGTAAAGGAGAACCCAAAAGACGAACGCGCGTGGACCAACCTTGTGAATACATATAGGGATTTGGGCCAGATTGAAAAAGCACTTCAGGAAGCGGATAGGTGGATAGCGAACGATCCAAACACGGCGGCCCCATATCGTCTAAAAGCAGCTATTTATAGGGAGCAAAAGCGGTTCAAGGATGCATTGCGGGCGCACGAAAGGAGCAAAGGAGCAGAACAGGGTAGCGTAGATCCTTATTTAGCAATTGCGGAAATCTATTGGAAAGACCTTGGTCAGCTAGACAACGCTCTCCGAGAGTTAAAAGATGCAGCGAGGTTCTTTCCAATGGACCCCATTGTGAAAAGGACGATGGTTGAAATTTACGAAGAGAAAAAGGATTATACCGCGGCAGTTGACATATTGCGCAGCATGGAAATGCTTGACCCAGACAATGTTCAGATTGGGCTGAACATATCGCGGCTTTTGTTGCTAGCTGGAAAGCCACAGGATGCTATTTCCAAATGCCAGAAACTTCTCGAGAAGGACAAGGAAAATCTGGGAATCTATGTGCGCCTTGCCGAAGCCCATGAGCAATTGGGGCAATTGGATGAAGCTATCAAAATCTACCAGAATTCTCCACAAAAGAACTTAGAGGCTCAAGCCTGGGCAACAAGTCGCATATCTGCCGTTAAGGTAAAACAGGGCAAGCTGAACGAGGCTATTGCTGGTTACAAATGGGTGCTTGATAGGTTCCCAGACGCCGATAAGCTGTACTCGGAGATTGTGAATTTAGAAATGCAGCGTGGCAGTATTAGTGAGGCAGTTAAGTATCTCACCGAGCGGTTGAACAGTGGTTTGGAGCGGGAAGCCGCTGTTGAAGCGCTCATTGGCGCGTATGAGCTCCAAGGGTTGAAGCCATTGGAAATAGCCGCAAAAGTGCGCAAAGTCCAAGAGCAGTGTCCCAAAAACAAAACTGTTGCCTCTGTGCTTGTGGATTACTGTGAGCGAAATAAGCTTGAAGAGCTTTTAATCCAATCGTTGGAAGCTCTCATTGAGGCTGACCCTGAGGCAATAGAGCAAAGATGTAAGTTGGCTCAGCTCTATGCCGCCTCTGGTCAAAACGCTCAGGCAATTCAGCATTTGCAGAAGGTTGTTGGCAAATCCGGACACGACGCTGAAAACTATTACTTGCTAGGACAGCTTTTGGAGAAAGTTGGCAAGACGTCAGAAGCGATAGAGGCTTACACCAACGCTTGCGCTTTTGAAAACAAAGAAGCAGAGAAAGCACTTGAAAGGCTTAAAGCCAAAAATAACGGTGCTAAATAA
- a CDS encoding family 10 glycosylhydrolase, with amino-acid sequence MRKTALLMLTLIILFAVASQIPTDAAKFRAFWVDAWGSGFENPTATTNMINYVDACNCNAVIPEVRKRCDAYYTSSYEPTGTSVTPQAGYDCLADIVTKAHNAGLEVHAWVVVYRAWTSTTAPPTTNPNHVFNTHPEWFSLTYSGSKFDAENNSFLDPGHPSVEDYNWSVFREIINNYNIDGFVLDYIRYAGTTWGYNPTAVARFNAEYGRTGTPSTSDTTWCNWRCDQVTNMVKRVYLEAKALKPSIKIGAAVWNSSTTGKNSYFQDWDLWMSNHWLDYASPMAYTSSNTTFNSWVNTYYNQQYGRHIYVAQGSYLNTISNSMTQINYVQNKPMPGVECYNYRVTNSGTVDREGFKSALLSGPFATYESVPTMSWISSPTYGMLKGKVKDSSGNPIYPATVTIQGKSTKNSGTGFYGFVDLSTGTYTVTASATGYNTASANVTIVAGQVKTVDFTLTPSGGGGTEIIIDNSDSGFSCSSNWSTGTSATDKYGTNYRYRSTASTSDPATWTPNIPSSGTWAVYAWWSQGTNRSSSAPYIVYYSGGSTTVYKNQQTSGGQWNLLTTKTFGTGTGYPTQLSCWTTTGYVVIADAVKWVKQ; translated from the coding sequence TTGAGAAAAACAGCGCTATTAATGTTAACCCTAATTATTCTTTTTGCCGTGGCATCTCAAATACCAACAGATGCTGCAAAGTTTCGAGCGTTTTGGGTAGATGCATGGGGTTCAGGGTTCGAGAACCCAACAGCGACAACGAATATGATAAATTACGTTGACGCATGTAACTGCAATGCGGTTATTCCGGAGGTAAGAAAGCGTTGTGATGCATACTATACTTCAAGCTACGAGCCTACCGGTACAAGTGTTACGCCCCAAGCTGGTTATGACTGCTTGGCAGATATCGTGACCAAGGCGCATAACGCAGGGCTCGAGGTTCATGCTTGGGTGGTAGTGTACAGGGCGTGGACCAGCACTACTGCACCGCCAACGACTAATCCGAACCACGTTTTTAATACCCACCCAGAATGGTTCTCCCTTACCTATTCGGGATCCAAATTCGATGCGGAAAATAACAGCTTCCTAGATCCAGGTCATCCGAGTGTTGAGGACTACAACTGGAGCGTCTTCAGAGAAATAATCAACAACTACAATATTGATGGCTTTGTTTTAGACTACATCCGCTATGCTGGGACGACCTGGGGTTACAATCCCACAGCTGTGGCCCGCTTCAATGCCGAGTATGGAAGGACGGGCACGCCCTCTACGTCGGATACCACGTGGTGTAACTGGCGATGCGACCAGGTAACAAACATGGTAAAGAGGGTCTACCTGGAGGCTAAAGCACTTAAGCCCTCCATAAAAATTGGTGCGGCTGTTTGGAACTCTTCGACCACAGGAAAGAATAGCTACTTCCAGGATTGGGATTTGTGGATGAGCAACCACTGGCTGGATTATGCCAGCCCAATGGCTTATACATCAAGCAACACAACCTTTAACTCGTGGGTGAACACCTATTACAACCAGCAATATGGTCGGCACATCTACGTTGCCCAAGGGTCGTATCTTAACACAATAAGCAACTCAATGACCCAGATTAACTATGTCCAAAATAAGCCTATGCCTGGTGTAGAGTGTTACAACTATCGAGTAACGAACAGCGGCACTGTTGATAGGGAAGGCTTCAAGAGCGCGTTGCTTTCAGGACCATTTGCAACCTATGAGTCAGTCCCAACGATGTCGTGGATTAGCAGCCCGACTTATGGCATGCTAAAGGGTAAGGTGAAGGATTCGAGCGGCAATCCCATCTATCCTGCAACTGTTACTATTCAGGGCAAGAGTACTAAGAATAGCGGCACGGGCTTCTATGGCTTCGTTGATTTGTCAACGGGAACTTACACAGTTACCGCTAGTGCAACAGGATACAACACCGCCAGTGCGAATGTAACTATCGTCGCCGGCCAGGTCAAGACCGTTGACTTTACGCTAACTCCTAGTGGTGGCGGTGGCACGGAGATCATTATTGACAACTCAGACAGTGGTTTCTCCTGTTCTAGCAATTGGTCGACTGGTACATCTGCAACGGACAAGTATGGGACAAATTATCGCTATAGGAGTACTGCGTCGACGAGTGACCCTGCCACCTGGACTCCCAATATTCCTAGCTCCGGTACTTGGGCGGTGTACGCATGGTGGAGCCAGGGAACAAATAGATCTTCGAGTGCACCCTATATTGTTTACTACAGCGGCGGTAGCACCACCGTTTACAAAAACCAACAGACGAGCGGTGGTCAATGGAACCTTTTGACCACTAAAACTTTTGGTACCGGAACAGGCTATCCGACTCAATTGTCTTGTTGGACCACCACAGGCTATGTGGTTATTGCAGATGCCGTGAAATGGGTTAAGCAGTAA
- a CDS encoding N-acetylmuramoyl-L-alanine amidase — MKRFSIVLLVLAVALIAAPTYALKVYSNPSIQTNNVSPDGTYNEGYSMQSVSDLFCAKCANRGFSTRDSNWLSLSAACSDADAWNPNCFISEHTNAAGSGGWDSNHGTMGLYYCNSSCQYDAIDRSLCIKCVDNCIAQFATAGRGAKWGAGYYGDYCFYGSYNLYVLSHTPDMNSVLIEGLFHTNYEDCQLLKTSNGRNLYAEGLYVGVCQQYGYDPYPSPDIIIDNTDAGFSCSANWSTGTMATDKYGTNYRFRSTAATSDPATWTPNIPVAGSWTIYAWWTAGTNRSPNSAYQVYYSGGTTNVYVNQQTDGGKWNVLTTQNLGTGTGYPVKKSCWATTGYVVIADAIKWHKN; from the coding sequence GTGAAGAGATTCAGCATTGTTTTATTGGTGTTGGCAGTGGCTCTTATAGCCGCTCCTACCTACGCGCTGAAAGTCTACTCGAATCCGAGCATCCAGACTAACAACGTGAGCCCCGACGGGACCTACAACGAAGGCTACTCGATGCAGAGCGTGTCGGACCTGTTCTGCGCAAAGTGCGCGAATCGCGGCTTCTCAACAAGGGATAGCAACTGGCTGAGCCTTTCTGCTGCGTGCAGTGATGCAGATGCTTGGAACCCGAACTGCTTCATATCCGAGCATACCAATGCGGCCGGCAGTGGAGGTTGGGATTCCAACCATGGCACGATGGGTTTGTATTACTGCAACAGTAGCTGCCAGTATGATGCTATTGACCGCAGCCTCTGCATTAAGTGCGTCGACAACTGCATTGCACAGTTTGCCACCGCCGGCCGAGGTGCCAAGTGGGGGGCAGGTTACTATGGCGACTACTGCTTCTATGGGTCATATAACCTATATGTGCTGTCTCACACGCCCGACATGAACTCGGTGTTAATTGAGGGTCTGTTCCACACCAATTACGAAGACTGCCAGTTACTGAAGACGTCGAACGGCAGAAACCTTTATGCAGAGGGCCTTTACGTTGGTGTGTGCCAGCAGTATGGTTATGACCCATATCCGTCGCCAGACATTATCATAGACAACACAGATGCTGGTTTCTCATGCTCAGCAAACTGGTCAACCGGCACCATGGCCACCGACAAGTATGGCACCAATTACCGCTTCAGAAGCACTGCTGCTACCAGCGACCCCGCCACCTGGACGCCGAATATCCCAGTAGCAGGCAGCTGGACTATTTACGCATGGTGGACAGCTGGCACCAACAGGTCGCCGAACTCGGCCTATCAGGTGTACTACAGTGGCGGAACCACTAATGTCTACGTGAACCAGCAGACTGACGGAGGCAAGTGGAACGTGCTAACTACGCAGAATCTAGGCACGGGCACAGGTTATCCGGTAAAGAAGTCCTGCTGGGCAACTACTGGCTATGTGGTAATTGCTGATGCCATAAAGTGGCATAAGAACTAA
- a CDS encoding family 10 glycosylhydrolase, protein MKGCLNVILITSVLFLVAILLLNPGQSFAAEHRAFWVDAWGSGFENPTATTAMINYVDACNCNVVLVEVRKRADAYYTSSYEPIGWSITPQAGYDPLADIVTKGHDAGLEVHAWVVVNRAWTSTTPPPSTTPQHIFNAHPEWFSLTDSGSMFQEDGCSWTDPGHPEVENHYSNVFREIVQNYNIDGLCLDYIRYAGTNWGYNPTAVARYNAEYGLQGNPSPNDTQWSNWRRDQVTNVVKRTYLEAKAIRPSIKVGAAVWSTAYTANTYYFQNWDLWMSSHFLDYAAPMNYLTDNNQFNSENQDNITRQYGRHVYIAQGSYLNTISNSMTQISSVQSMGFPGVQCYCYRVTNSGTVDREGFKNALLSGPFSTYQSVPTMSWISSPTKGMLKGFVKNSSGVPVYPATVTVLGANVSTKNSGAGFYGFVDLNPGTYTVVASSPGYTNGQGQVTITAGQVSTLDLTLGVDSAPPIISNVRTNDVRATIAQILWDTDEASTSQVEYGPTSTYGYQTTENMTLVTSHTVQLTGLTPSTTYHYRVKSKDGANNQAVSGDYTFVTAASEVVDDIIVDNPACELYGSWYTGTSATDKYGSDYYYCSTATSETRWAKWTPNVLVRGTYNTYVWYSQGTNRSAMAPYTVYYYGGSQSVSVNQQTNGGTWNLISSNKRFDPGTAQYVKLGNGTGESSQVVIADAVKFVYTGAIDIQPPSAPTNLNAVSASTSQINLSWTASTDDVGVTGYKIYRNGSYLTSVTGTSYSNTGLSAGTSYTYYVKAYDAAGNESAASNSDTATTWIILDNPSATYTGTWTTGTSSTDKYGTDYRFASTASSETATAKWTPTINSAGSYNVYVWYPQGSNRSTKAPYTVYYSGGNVTIQVNQTTNGGKWNLITTKSFATGTTGYVKLGNGTGESSKVVMADAVRWTKVE, encoded by the coding sequence ATGAAAGGATGCTTAAACGTAATTTTAATAACATCTGTACTATTTTTAGTCGCTATTCTGCTCCTTAATCCGGGGCAGAGTTTTGCAGCAGAACATCGTGCTTTCTGGGTTGATGCCTGGGGGTCTGGATTCGAGAATCCAACCGCCACCACGGCAATGATCAATTACGTTGATGCTTGTAATTGTAATGTTGTTCTAGTGGAAGTCCGAAAGCGTGCAGACGCATATTATACGTCGTCTTATGAGCCGATTGGTTGGAGCATTACACCTCAAGCTGGCTATGACCCCCTTGCAGATATAGTTACAAAGGGACATGACGCTGGTTTAGAAGTGCATGCTTGGGTAGTGGTCAACAGAGCGTGGACAAGCACTACACCACCACCTTCGACTACCCCACAGCATATTTTCAATGCGCATCCTGAATGGTTCTCGCTGACCGATTCGGGTTCGATGTTCCAGGAAGACGGCTGTAGTTGGACCGACCCGGGTCATCCTGAGGTTGAGAATCATTACAGTAACGTGTTTCGGGAAATTGTGCAGAACTACAATATAGATGGCTTATGCCTTGATTATATTCGATACGCTGGTACTAATTGGGGTTACAACCCTACCGCGGTTGCTAGGTATAATGCCGAATATGGACTGCAGGGAAATCCTTCTCCGAATGACACCCAATGGTCCAACTGGCGGCGTGACCAGGTAACAAACGTTGTCAAGAGAACCTATCTAGAGGCTAAGGCAATCAGGCCTAGCATTAAGGTGGGTGCAGCAGTATGGAGCACTGCCTACACCGCAAATACGTATTATTTCCAGAACTGGGACCTTTGGATGTCAAGCCATTTCCTTGATTACGCGGCTCCTATGAATTACTTGACGGATAACAACCAGTTCAACTCCGAGAATCAGGACAATATCACGCGACAGTATGGACGGCATGTTTATATTGCTCAAGGTTCATACCTTAATACTATCAGCAACTCAATGACCCAGATAAGTTCGGTCCAAAGTATGGGCTTCCCGGGCGTGCAGTGTTATTGCTATCGTGTGACGAATAGTGGCACCGTTGATAGGGAAGGCTTCAAGAATGCGTTGCTTTCAGGACCGTTCTCGACCTACCAAAGTGTCCCGACAATGTCGTGGATTAGCAGTCCGACTAAGGGCATGCTCAAAGGTTTTGTGAAGAATTCAAGTGGTGTTCCCGTCTATCCTGCTACTGTTACCGTCCTGGGGGCGAACGTGTCCACGAAGAATAGCGGGGCAGGTTTTTATGGGTTTGTTGATCTTAACCCAGGTACCTATACGGTTGTTGCAAGTAGCCCGGGCTACACAAACGGCCAAGGTCAGGTAACCATCACTGCTGGACAGGTATCGACATTGGACCTGACGCTTGGTGTAGATTCAGCACCGCCAATAATCTCGAACGTTCGCACAAATGACGTCCGCGCAACAATTGCGCAGATCCTTTGGGATACCGATGAGGCTTCCACAAGCCAAGTGGAGTATGGGCCAACCTCCACGTATGGTTATCAAACGACCGAGAACATGACCCTAGTTACATCGCATACCGTCCAACTGACTGGGCTTACGCCGAGCACGACTTATCACTACAGGGTCAAGTCCAAAGATGGTGCTAACAACCAGGCGGTGTCGGGAGATTACACATTCGTTACCGCTGCGTCTGAGGTTGTTGATGATATTATCGTAGATAACCCGGCTTGTGAGTTATACGGCTCATGGTATACGGGTACTTCAGCAACCGACAAGTATGGTTCTGACTATTACTACTGCAGCACGGCGACCAGTGAAACAAGATGGGCTAAATGGACGCCTAATGTGTTGGTACGTGGAACTTACAACACCTATGTATGGTACTCCCAAGGCACTAACCGGTCTGCCATGGCTCCATACACCGTCTACTATTATGGCGGTTCTCAGTCGGTGAGCGTTAATCAACAGACTAACGGCGGCACGTGGAATCTAATTTCAAGCAACAAGAGGTTCGACCCAGGCACCGCTCAGTATGTAAAACTAGGCAATGGCACTGGTGAAAGCTCTCAGGTGGTCATTGCCGATGCAGTTAAGTTCGTCTACACCGGTGCGATAGATATTCAGCCGCCTAGTGCTCCGACTAATCTAAACGCTGTGTCGGCATCAACAAGCCAGATTAACCTGAGTTGGACAGCATCAACGGATGATGTTGGAGTGACCGGTTACAAGATTTACCGCAATGGTTCGTACTTAACTTCTGTGACCGGAACAAGCTACTCCAACACAGGCTTGTCGGCAGGAACGTCTTATACCTATTATGTGAAGGCTTATGATGCTGCCGGCAACGAGTCGGCCGCTAGCAATAGTGACACGGCTACCACATGGATTATCTTGGATAATCCATCGGCTACATATACCGGTACATGGACGACCGGAACATCATCAACCGATAAGTATGGGACCGACTATCGATTTGCTTCTACTGCTTCAAGCGAAACCGCTACTGCGAAATGGACTCCGACCATTAATTCAGCGGGTAGCTATAATGTCTACGTTTGGTATCCGCAAGGTAGCAACCGTTCAACCAAGGCACCGTACACGGTTTACTATAGCGGCGGAAACGTGACAATTCAGGTAAACCAGACTACCAACGGCGGCAAGTGGAATCTGATAACTACAAAGAGCTTCGCAACTGGTACAACAGGCTACGTCAAGCTAGGCAATGGAACCGGAGAAAGCTCAAAGGTTGTCATGGCTGATGCTGTACGTTGGACTAAGGTCGAATAA